In Candidatus Nitrosarchaeum limnium SFB1, the following proteins share a genomic window:
- a CDS encoding methylthioadenosine phosphorylase has translation MEKDIEIGIFGGTGIYDSGILEDAKEISIDTPYGKPSDSITVGIFKGRKIAFLPRHGKKHTVPPHLINYKANIWAFKELGITRIIAPSAVGSLKEEIEPGHFALPTQFLDFTKSRDGSFSENGRVIHISVADPFCPELQSSILKVVKEQNFHIHKDCTYVCIEGPRFSTKAESKFYRSTGAGIIGMTLVPECQLAREAQMCYASISTVTDYDVWAEKPVTAKEVLETLSKNVERTKKVLTDLINQIPKTRSCTCANALKEAEF, from the coding sequence ATGGAAAAAGATATAGAAATTGGAATTTTTGGCGGGACTGGAATTTATGATTCAGGAATACTTGAAGATGCCAAAGAAATTTCAATAGATACTCCTTATGGAAAGCCATCAGATTCTATTACTGTTGGAATTTTCAAAGGAAGAAAGATAGCATTTTTACCAAGACATGGAAAAAAGCACACAGTTCCACCACATTTGATAAATTACAAAGCAAACATCTGGGCATTCAAAGAATTAGGGATTACAAGAATTATTGCACCATCAGCAGTTGGAAGTTTAAAAGAAGAGATAGAACCTGGGCACTTTGCATTGCCAACACAATTCTTAGATTTCACTAAATCTAGAGATGGGTCATTTTCAGAAAACGGCAGAGTTATTCATATCTCTGTTGCTGATCCATTTTGTCCTGAACTACAATCATCTATCCTAAAAGTTGTTAAAGAACAAAATTTCCACATACATAAAGATTGCACATATGTCTGCATAGAAGGTCCTAGATTTTCTACCAAAGCTGAATCAAAGTTTTACAGAAGTACTGGAGCTGGAATCATTGGAATGACATTAGTTCCAGAATGTCAACTTGCCAGAGAAGCTCAAATGTGTTATGCATCAATTTCAACAGTTACAGATTATGATGTTTGGGCGGAAAAACCAGTTACCGCAAAAGAAGTTTTAGAGACACTTTCAAAAAATGTAGAAAGAACAAAGAAAGTACTTACAGATTTAATTAATCAAATTCCAAAAACTAGAAGTTGCACATGTGCAAATGCTTTGAAAGAAGCTGAATTTTAA
- a CDS encoding hypothetical protein (hypothetical protein Nmar_1402) — MNLKVHINNVHGSQMAAKITGTFTIDAHSFRFNAIAFGRIGGQNIGAKISKITERELEKLGYNVYEVIDSLQSNLLQGDLTLPEGLKRESFVDD; from the coding sequence ATGAATCTCAAAGTTCACATTAATAATGTACATGGAAGTCAGATGGCTGCCAAAATTACTGGTACTTTTACCATTGATGCTCACTCTTTTAGATTTAATGCAATTGCATTTGGGCGAATTGGAGGACAAAACATTGGTGCAAAAATTTCTAAAATCACAGAAAGAGAACTAGAAAAATTAGGATACAATGTTTATGAAGTAATCGATTCCCTTCAATCTAATCTACTTCAGGGTGATCTTACTTTGCCAGAAGGACTAAAAAGAGAATCTTTTGTTGATGATTAA
- a CDS encoding hypothetical protein (hypothetical protein Nmar_1403): MAIDTETCKHQPVYFGVVNINIAERTIGSVDVWRCGVCKKRFCEEKQLGIEELADLVGMPKIDPDAKWGVIVCKLQQGKYRWKLVRLKENSEIKHECLDEKIIPLKVNNFKVEDDKHWSFLIDDNVNRAVEI, translated from the coding sequence TTGGCTATTGACACAGAGACCTGTAAACATCAACCCGTGTATTTTGGGGTTGTCAACATAAACATTGCAGAAAGAACCATAGGTTCAGTTGATGTATGGAGATGTGGAGTTTGCAAAAAACGATTCTGTGAAGAAAAGCAACTAGGTATTGAAGAATTGGCTGATTTGGTAGGTATGCCAAAAATCGATCCTGATGCAAAATGGGGTGTTATTGTTTGTAAATTACAACAGGGAAAATATCGTTGGAAGCTAGTTAGACTAAAAGAAAATTCTGAAATTAAACATGAATGTTTAGATGAGAAGATTATTCCTCTTAAGGTAAATAATTTCAAAGTTGAAGACGACAAACACTGGAGCTTTTTAATAGATGATAATGTTAATCGAGCTGTAGAAATTTAA
- a CDS encoding hypothetical protein (hypothetical protein Nmar_1404): protein MELSRVENDLISEIKLEPLQAKVFLLVTCYGKMTPNTISQKLDISSDEALKTAKDLMRLGAFIDISETEFEAMHPRFTAVNMYRKLCEREHIEFKRNKIVDNIGVILEKPYDDARTK, encoded by the coding sequence ATGGAATTATCAAGAGTTGAAAATGATCTAATTTCTGAAATAAAATTAGAACCGCTTCAAGCTAAAGTCTTTTTACTAGTGACTTGCTATGGTAAGATGACGCCAAATACTATATCTCAAAAATTAGACATTTCATCTGATGAAGCTTTGAAAACTGCTAAAGATCTAATGCGACTAGGTGCTTTCATAGATATTTCTGAAACTGAGTTTGAAGCAATGCATCCTAGATTTACTGCTGTAAACATGTATAGAAAATTGTGTGAACGCGAACATATTGAATTTAAACGAAATAAAATCGTCGACAATATTGGAGTTATTTTAGAAAAACCATATGACGATGCAAGAACTAAATAA
- a CDS encoding hypothetical protein (hypothetical protein Nmar_1405), with product MTSKSKKLTMRDIVLKGSIIAGIVTIPSIMSFLIAWVVLDNLIQAAIIGAVIHFIAMGFSLKISKKLLVKRDS from the coding sequence ATGACTAGTAAATCTAAAAAACTCACAATGAGAGATATAGTTTTGAAAGGCTCAATTATTGCAGGAATTGTTACCATTCCTTCCATCATGTCTTTTCTTATTGCTTGGGTTGTTCTTGATAATTTGATTCAAGCTGCAATCATAGGTGCTGTGATACATTTTATTGCGATGGGTTTTTCACTAAAAATATCAAAAAAATTACTGGTCAAACGAGATTCATAA
- a CDS encoding hypothetical protein (hypothetical protein Nmar_1406) → MVILFLGIIYIMTQRSGSGFVSFILIGAAAITMFYWVHVLKKMTKDQKPIYNIREQETKNWVYDLIKGEDDFVFVSEVPGPEDKIAVRLIDGILYIRGSMGFSKEVPIQGSNEMQIGDFKYRNGVLTLRIKKL, encoded by the coding sequence ATGGTAATTTTATTTCTTGGAATCATCTACATTATGACTCAAAGATCAGGATCAGGATTTGTAAGTTTTATTTTAATTGGGGCTGCAGCAATAACAATGTTCTATTGGGTTCACGTTTTGAAGAAAATGACAAAAGATCAAAAACCAATTTACAACATTAGGGAACAAGAGACAAAAAATTGGGTGTACGATCTTATCAAAGGTGAAGATGATTTTGTTTTTGTATCTGAAGTTCCAGGACCTGAAGACAAAATAGCGGTAAGACTAATTGATGGTATTTTGTATATTCGTGGGTCTATGGGTTTTTCTAAAGAAGTTCCAATCCAAGGTTCAAACGAGATGCAGATTGGCGATTTCAAATACAGAAACGGTGTATTGACACTAAGAATAAAAAAACTATAA
- a CDS encoding DNA topoisomerase VI subunit A, translating into MTTNKIKDRKKKALEKQQNIIDTLKDHGAKVYGDLNNGQFPKFSIPSRSVSNIVYDKKLRQYILGNSAAVRSSRNSSQLRSFTQLMWLAFFANRLTQEKKSSTLRDVYYSSQAFEIEFEDQSESDNIIVDLEAVLSKPREDFHIFPEERSSIFGDLNIEYTIPGYEGKKMNLSNHPDGYAIGPSLTTAELMDTSAEIVIAIEKGGLFTRFVEEQVDKKFKSIIINTGGQAPRSTRTLLKRLHDEMGLPVIVLTDGDVYGEHIAMVIKSGSANAAHLRELTVPDAKWVGVWATDIEKFKLPTIPMTESDIKRCYDLQNDPRYQEGIWKKELDVFLKIKRKAELEAFSKYGLTNITDKYLPQKLELAKSL; encoded by the coding sequence TTGACGACAAACAAGATTAAAGATAGAAAGAAAAAAGCACTTGAAAAACAACAAAACATCATTGATACTTTAAAAGATCATGGCGCCAAAGTTTATGGCGATTTAAACAATGGACAGTTTCCAAAATTTTCAATTCCTAGCAGATCTGTTAGTAATATCGTATATGATAAAAAACTTCGACAATACATCTTAGGGAATTCAGCTGCTGTAAGAAGCTCAAGAAATTCTTCTCAATTAAGATCATTTACACAATTAATGTGGTTGGCATTTTTTGCTAATAGGTTAACTCAAGAAAAAAAATCATCTACATTAAGAGATGTTTATTATTCTTCTCAAGCATTCGAAATTGAATTTGAAGATCAATCTGAATCTGATAATATCATTGTGGATTTAGAAGCAGTATTATCAAAACCCCGTGAAGATTTTCATATATTTCCTGAAGAGAGAAGTTCTATTTTTGGAGATTTGAATATAGAGTATACAATTCCTGGCTATGAAGGAAAAAAGATGAACCTTTCTAATCATCCTGATGGATATGCTATTGGTCCAAGCTTGACTACTGCAGAACTAATGGATACAAGTGCTGAGATTGTTATTGCAATTGAGAAAGGTGGTTTGTTTACAAGATTTGTAGAAGAACAAGTTGATAAGAAATTCAAATCAATTATTATTAATACTGGGGGACAAGCTCCTCGTTCCACTAGAACTTTGCTAAAAAGACTACATGATGAAATGGGATTACCCGTAATTGTTCTTACAGACGGAGACGTTTATGGAGAACATATTGCAATGGTGATTAAATCTGGTTCTGCAAATGCAGCACATTTAAGAGAGCTTACAGTTCCTGATGCAAAATGGGTAGGTGTATGGGCTACTGATATTGAAAAATTCAAACTACCCACAATCCCTATGACTGAATCAGACATTAAACGATGTTATGATTTACAAAATGATCCTCGATATCAAGAAGGTATATGGAAAAAAGAACTTGATGTATTTCTTAAAATTAAAAGAAAAGCTGAATTAGAAGCATTTTCAAAATATGGTCTGACAAACATTACAGACAAATATCTTCCGCAGAAATTAGAACTGGCAAAAAGTTTATAG
- a CDS encoding DNA topoisomerase VI, B subunit, translating into MSIKEKFNQISPSEFFYRNRDLAGFSNPTRSLYTAVREFVENSLDACDQKGIFPDVHMSIKAVDPDKPDPKPYILTVKDNGPGIESKHVPLAFGTVLYGSKFGLKQARGMFGLGATMAILYGQITTNKPVYVKSSTDGKIQDEFELLLDIQKNKPVIIKHNTKEVTKRGLSVSICLEGDYSKAGSKIKDYVYETSLITPYATITFDDPKGEKFHYSKIVNEMPPAPTIIRPHAHGIDVETIRRMMVESQFEIPNIDDAMIEKVRKDLGLSKKNLAFAGIMEKAKKRWKTLSRPVRVVISLMSFLEMDFDKLNKIRIEDIDVPNKKLYFWDFGDSLSKSVDLDPENPFYKQLTGTVQGETLIAFLTKRFQRIGPSTAVKFAEFAGFKPEKRMGSMTNEELVKLSDSLQKFEDFLSPDPSCLAPLGEEPLEKGMKKFFKPDFCAVIQRPASAYSGFPFVVEMGIAYGGEIRPGGPHVYRYANRIPLLYDEGSDVVLKVVHDTDWTRYKVKGDPPFVIVSHICSTRIPYKTVGKENVADRQEIERELRLGLQFLSRKLAAYMSKRGQAEMAKKRANLYAKYLPLISQFCTELAGKTKEPNYKKLLEEEITVDDKQD; encoded by the coding sequence ATGTCTATTAAAGAAAAATTTAATCAAATCTCACCAAGTGAGTTTTTTTATAGGAATAGAGATTTAGCTGGTTTTAGTAATCCTACTAGATCACTATACACTGCAGTTAGAGAATTTGTCGAAAATTCTCTTGATGCATGTGATCAAAAAGGTATCTTTCCTGATGTTCATATGTCAATTAAGGCAGTGGATCCTGACAAACCGGATCCAAAACCCTACATTCTAACTGTAAAAGATAATGGTCCTGGAATAGAATCAAAACATGTCCCATTAGCTTTTGGAACAGTACTTTATGGTTCTAAATTTGGACTAAAACAGGCACGAGGCATGTTTGGTCTAGGCGCAACAATGGCAATTCTCTATGGTCAAATAACTACAAACAAACCAGTTTATGTAAAGAGCTCAACTGATGGAAAAATTCAGGACGAATTTGAATTGTTACTCGACATTCAAAAAAATAAACCTGTGATAATAAAACATAATACAAAAGAAGTGACAAAACGAGGTCTTTCTGTTAGTATTTGTTTAGAAGGGGATTATTCAAAAGCAGGTTCAAAAATTAAGGATTATGTTTATGAAACATCTCTGATTACTCCGTATGCAACAATAACTTTTGATGATCCAAAAGGTGAGAAATTCCATTATTCAAAAATCGTTAATGAGATGCCACCTGCTCCGACAATTATTCGACCACATGCACATGGTATTGATGTTGAAACAATTAGACGTATGATGGTTGAATCACAATTCGAAATTCCTAACATTGATGATGCAATGATTGAAAAAGTTAGAAAAGACTTAGGATTATCAAAAAAGAATCTTGCGTTTGCTGGAATAATGGAAAAAGCAAAAAAACGATGGAAGACACTTTCTAGACCTGTTAGAGTTGTTATCTCATTGATGTCATTTCTTGAAATGGATTTTGACAAACTAAATAAAATTAGAATTGAAGATATTGATGTACCAAATAAGAAATTATACTTTTGGGATTTTGGTGACTCTCTTTCAAAATCTGTAGATTTGGATCCTGAAAATCCATTCTATAAACAATTGACTGGTACAGTTCAAGGTGAAACACTTATTGCATTTTTGACAAAAAGATTTCAACGAATTGGTCCATCAACAGCTGTCAAGTTTGCAGAATTTGCAGGATTCAAACCAGAAAAACGAATGGGATCAATGACAAATGAAGAGCTAGTCAAACTAAGTGACTCTTTACAAAAATTTGAAGACTTTCTTTCACCTGATCCAAGTTGTTTAGCTCCTTTGGGAGAAGAACCTCTTGAAAAAGGAATGAAAAAATTCTTTAAACCTGATTTTTGCGCAGTTATTCAGCGTCCCGCCTCAGCTTATTCTGGGTTTCCATTTGTTGTGGAAATGGGTATTGCATATGGTGGTGAAATACGCCCAGGTGGACCACATGTTTATCGATATGCTAATAGAATTCCATTACTTTATGATGAAGGAAGTGATGTAGTCCTAAAAGTAGTACATGATACAGATTGGACTAGATACAAAGTCAAAGGAGATCCACCTTTTGTTATAGTGTCACATATTTGCTCCACCAGAATTCCTTACAAAACAGTTGGAAAAGAAAATGTAGCAGACAGACAAGAGATAGAACGTGAATTAAGATTAGGATTACAATTTTTGTCTAGAAAACTTGCCGCATACATGTCTAAACGAGGTCAAGCTGAGATGGCAAAAAAGAGAGCAAATCTATATGCAAAATACCTACCATTAATTTCTCAATTTTGTACAGAACTCGCAGGAAAGACTAAAGAGCCAAATTATAAGAAATTATTAGAAGAGGAGATCACAGTTGACGACAAACAAGATTAA
- a CDS encoding putative RNA-processing protein, with amino-acid sequence MSFEKILRIPNDRIAVLIGKSGSIKSKIEELCRVTLDIDGQSGEVFITSNGKVEDIEPFKAMEIIIAIGRGFSPENAFSLLKGENTLHVIDLREFAGKSNANIERIKGRIIGEGGKARKNMENLTGTHISVYGKTVSIIGDTSKLRLVVDAISSISNGSIHGAVYNKLEAANRKNKQEKMQLWENQDVY; translated from the coding sequence ATGAGTTTTGAAAAAATACTTAGAATCCCAAATGATCGAATAGCCGTCTTAATTGGTAAATCTGGTAGCATAAAATCCAAAATTGAAGAACTATGCCGTGTTACTTTGGATATTGATGGCCAATCAGGTGAAGTTTTTATCACATCAAATGGAAAAGTTGAGGATATCGAACCCTTCAAAGCTATGGAAATAATAATTGCAATAGGTAGAGGATTTTCTCCAGAAAATGCATTTAGTTTACTAAAGGGTGAAAATACACTTCATGTGATCGATTTGAGAGAATTTGCAGGAAAATCAAATGCAAATATTGAAAGGATAAAAGGGAGAATTATAGGAGAGGGTGGTAAGGCAAGAAAAAATATGGAAAATTTAACTGGTACTCATATTTCTGTTTATGGAAAAACTGTTTCAATAATCGGTGATACAAGTAAACTACGATTAGTTGTAGATGCTATATCTTCTATTTCTAATGGAAGTATTCATGGAGCTGTTTATAATAAATTAGAAGCAGCAAACAGAAAAAATAAACAAGAGAAAATGCAATTGTGGGAAAATCAAGATGTCTATTAA
- a CDS encoding non-specific serine/threonine protein kinase, with protein sequence MSDDLMSDDLLYDDLSRKIESKIDHKLNSKSKKGGLEDGFKKGKVINEVLDKPTIMTLYKMISDHIIAYVNGPVSAGKESVLFWAVDEKNNDVALKIYLISTSNFKKREQYITGDPRFLKLKKGTKNLIYLWAKKEYRNLTQCYKCGIPVPRPLYLSNNVLALDFVGEKGSPAHILLDSEVDQNDYSQAICIITRLYQKAKLVHGDYSEYNIFKTPKGLVLFDLGSAVDLRHPNAQEFLKRDINNIVRFFSKRGISVEDPNKIFEDIVR encoded by the coding sequence ATGTCTGATGATTTGATGTCCGATGATTTATTGTATGATGACTTGAGTAGAAAGATAGAATCAAAAATAGATCATAAACTAAATTCCAAATCTAAAAAAGGAGGATTGGAAGATGGATTCAAAAAAGGTAAAGTCATCAATGAAGTTTTAGATAAACCAACTATTATGACTCTATACAAAATGATCTCAGATCATATCATTGCATATGTTAATGGCCCTGTAAGTGCTGGAAAAGAATCTGTACTTTTTTGGGCAGTAGATGAAAAAAATAATGATGTTGCATTAAAGATTTATTTGATTAGTACATCAAATTTTAAAAAACGAGAACAGTACATAACTGGAGATCCTAGATTTTTAAAATTAAAAAAAGGGACAAAAAATCTCATTTATTTATGGGCAAAAAAAGAATATCGAAATTTAACACAGTGTTACAAATGCGGTATTCCAGTCCCAAGACCACTATATCTCTCAAATAATGTACTAGCCCTAGATTTTGTGGGTGAAAAAGGATCTCCCGCACATATTTTGCTTGATTCTGAAGTTGATCAAAACGACTATTCTCAAGCAATATGCATAATTACACGATTATATCAAAAAGCCAAATTAGTTCATGGTGATTATTCTGAATATAATATCTTTAAAACTCCAAAAGGATTGGTTCTTTTTGATCTTGGCTCAGCAGTTGATCTAAGACATCCTAATGCACAAGAATTTCTTAAAAGAGATATTAATAATATCGTTAGATTCTTTTCTAAAAGAGGAATTTCTGTTGAGGATCCAAATAAAATATTTGAGGACATTGTAAGATGA
- a CDS encoding hypothetical protein (hypothetical protein Nmar_1411), whose protein sequence is MQFSVKITEYQKNLMLNICDADLLGKNIIQNELTMTISKSYYGDQIIEEDEAKKLLEHSTIINMVGKNTISLSLELGIGSENGIKKISGVPFLIVFKM, encoded by the coding sequence ATGCAATTCTCGGTTAAAATTACTGAATATCAAAAAAATTTAATGCTAAATATCTGTGATGCCGATTTACTTGGAAAAAATATTATTCAAAATGAATTAACTATGACCATTAGTAAAAGCTATTACGGTGATCAAATAATTGAAGAAGATGAAGCTAAAAAGTTACTAGAGCATTCAACAATAATTAATATGGTTGGAAAAAATACAATTTCTCTTTCATTAGAACTTGGAATTGGTTCTGAAAATGGCATAAAAAAAATTTCTGGAGTGCCTTTCTTAATTGTGTTTAAAATGTAA
- a CDS encoding translation initiation factor IF2/IF5, whose product MWEGQKTFLRNFSEFPKVLRRDPDKVLQYLSKEFAVPAERSGDKAMFVGRRAPDDFTRLFQIYVKDYLECHTCKSPDTKILKENRISFLICEACGAKSTLKGKYA is encoded by the coding sequence ATGTGGGAAGGACAAAAAACTTTTCTTCGTAATTTCTCCGAATTTCCTAAAGTACTTCGCCGTGATCCTGATAAAGTTCTCCAATACCTTTCAAAAGAATTCGCAGTTCCAGCTGAACGCTCAGGCGATAAGGCAATGTTTGTTGGCAGAAGAGCCCCTGATGATTTCACACGACTCTTCCAAATTTATGTTAAGGATTATTTGGAATGTCATACTTGCAAAAGTCCTGATACTAAGATTTTAAAAGAAAATAGAATTTCATTTTTAATTTGTGAAGCTTGCGGTGCAAAATCTACATTAAAAGGTAAATATGCGTAA
- a CDS encoding hypothetical protein (hypothetical protein Nmar_1413) translates to MVEAYCVKCRAKREVKDPKETKLKNGRPAVKGTCPKCGTNVFRIGKM, encoded by the coding sequence ATGGTAGAAGCATATTGCGTAAAATGCAGAGCAAAAAGGGAAGTCAAAGATCCCAAAGAAACTAAACTAAAAAATGGGCGTCCAGCTGTAAAAGGCACATGCCCAAAATGTGGAACTAATGTCTTCCGAATAGGTAAGATGTAG
- a CDS encoding hypothetical protein (hypothetical protein Nmar_1414): MASKKGIAVTVIILATITAVSFLFWVIPQENPSTLIVSDYENYLDGVKKIHQVLQESIDTEFQDLLDGKTTPDDYNSVADITSSQVTGQITEFITSKPPEKWQESYISYMEALKKFNEYIIETKVVANMLKEGQNSIDTIQKIESLKLESQELIKKSDNSRP, encoded by the coding sequence ATGGCATCAAAAAAAGGAATAGCAGTTACAGTCATCATATTAGCAACAATCACTGCTGTAAGTTTTCTTTTTTGGGTAATTCCACAAGAAAATCCATCTACTTTGATTGTATCAGATTATGAAAACTATCTTGACGGTGTAAAGAAAATTCATCAAGTATTACAAGAATCCATAGATACAGAATTTCAGGATCTTTTAGATGGAAAAACCACTCCCGATGATTATAATTCGGTAGCTGACATAACATCATCACAAGTTACTGGACAAATTACTGAATTCATCACATCTAAACCTCCAGAAAAGTGGCAAGAAAGCTACATCAGCTATATGGAGGCACTCAAAAAATTCAATGAATACATTATAGAAACTAAAGTTGTAGCAAACATGCTAAAAGAAGGTCAAAATAGTATTGATACTATACAAAAAATAGAATCATTAAAGTTAGAATCACAAGAATTAATCAAAAAGTCTGATAACTCTAGACCTTAG
- a CDS encoding hypothetical protein (hypothetical protein Nmar_1415), with amino-acid sequence MSQSSDKVEKEVNASTANKLLVICVDRDNDIGEKAGITTPVIGRNACIDAAQRLALEDPEDADSNSMFAAIKTYEDLISKGYQVEVVIVAGIKKRGVQADEKILMEIKKISESFSANGAVIVSDGEDDESVIPVIQNVLPVISVQRVVMKVSRSVEYSYAVFGKYLKMLAYDSKYSKFFLGVPGILLLIGGIGTIFGYTAEIFAVLVSILGAAFLIRAFDVDRAWSNLTKPTPMGFIRIFTMVAGILIILSSIPSGINSIDQKLIEKDSELISIITDKIVIGQFVIGVLPTLWIGLGAIFAGVLLSNWIGGIPRQITDILRIIVLVALYPITSQFIIIMMSYDVGSITLVPPLLAGLAATLISATILFKKYRKHKRQELISD; translated from the coding sequence ATGTCTCAGAGCTCTGACAAGGTAGAAAAAGAAGTCAATGCATCTACGGCTAACAAATTACTAGTAATCTGTGTAGATAGAGACAACGATATTGGTGAGAAAGCAGGAATTACAACTCCAGTAATTGGAAGAAATGCCTGTATTGATGCAGCGCAAAGATTAGCGTTAGAAGATCCTGAAGATGCAGATTCAAATTCAATGTTTGCTGCAATTAAAACTTATGAGGATTTGATAAGTAAGGGGTACCAAGTTGAAGTAGTAATTGTAGCTGGAATTAAGAAAAGAGGAGTTCAGGCAGATGAAAAAATACTAATGGAGATAAAAAAAATCTCAGAATCATTTTCAGCAAATGGTGCAGTGATTGTATCAGATGGTGAAGATGATGAAAGTGTAATTCCAGTAATTCAAAATGTATTACCAGTTATTTCAGTACAAAGAGTAGTAATGAAGGTAAGTAGAAGTGTGGAATATTCCTATGCAGTATTCGGTAAATATTTGAAAATGTTAGCTTATGATTCAAAATATTCAAAATTTTTCTTGGGAGTTCCTGGAATACTTTTGTTGATTGGTGGTATTGGAACAATTTTTGGTTACACTGCAGAAATATTTGCAGTGTTAGTAAGTATTTTAGGTGCTGCATTTTTAATCAGAGCCTTTGACGTAGACAGAGCATGGTCTAATTTAACAAAACCTACACCTATGGGATTTATTAGGATATTTACAATGGTTGCAGGTATTTTGATAATATTATCGTCAATACCATCTGGAATTAATTCAATTGATCAAAAATTAATAGAAAAAGATTCAGAATTAATCTCAATAATCACAGACAAAATTGTAATCGGACAATTCGTAATAGGAGTTCTACCAACATTATGGATTGGATTAGGTGCAATTTTTGCTGGAGTGTTATTGAGTAATTGGATAGGAGGTATTCCAAGACAAATCACAGATATTTTAAGAATAATAGTTTTAGTTGCATTGTATCCAATAACATCGCAGTTTATCATAATTATGATGAGTTATGATGTAGGCTCAATTACGCTTGTACCGCCATTGTTAGCAGGTTTGGCTGCTACGTTAATCTCTGCAACCATACTCTTTAAAAAATATAGAAAGCATAAACGTCAAGAGTTGATTTCAGACTAG
- a CDS encoding undecaprenyl diphosphate synthase, whose translation MILDGNRRWAKRHLTIPKTGHWKGADAVENLLDWCEEFDIKIITLYALSAENLDRDDEELKHLYELIRIRLEKLYNDPRIHKNKMRVKGIGRIELLPESIREILDRLDVATKNYDNHFLNIALAYGGQNELVDAVKKIAEKIKVGTLDVKDISKKEIESNLYTSHLPQSSPDMILRTSGEKRLSGFLMWQSAYSELIFMDIFWPEFRKIDLMRAIRTFQERKRRLGK comes from the coding sequence TTGATTTTAGATGGAAATAGAAGATGGGCAAAAAGACATTTGACTATTCCAAAAACAGGCCATTGGAAAGGGGCAGATGCAGTAGAAAACCTATTGGATTGGTGTGAAGAGTTTGATATCAAAATTATTACTCTGTATGCACTATCCGCTGAAAATCTAGATAGAGATGATGAGGAATTAAAACATCTTTACGAGTTGATTCGAATTAGATTAGAAAAGCTGTACAATGATCCAAGAATTCATAAAAACAAAATGAGAGTAAAAGGGATTGGCAGGATAGAACTTCTACCAGAATCAATCAGAGAGATTCTAGATAGATTAGATGTTGCAACAAAAAACTATGATAATCATTTTCTAAATATTGCATTAGCTTATGGTGGACAAAATGAATTAGTAGATGCTGTCAAAAAGATAGCTGAAAAAATCAAAGTGGGAACTTTGGATGTAAAAGATATTAGTAAAAAAGAAATCGAATCCAATTTATACACATCTCATTTACCACAATCTTCTCCAGATATGATTTTGAGAACATCTGGTGAGAAGAGACTAAGTGGTTTTCTTATGTGGCAAAGTGCATATAGTGAATTGATTTTTATGGACATTTTTTGGCCAGAATTTAGGAAGATTGATTTGATGAGAGCTATCAGAACATTTCAAGAAAGAAAAAGAAGACTAGGAAAATAA